In the genome of Candidatus Sericytochromatia bacterium, the window CGACCCAAGCCTGGTAGGTGTTTTGGGGCATCTCGGCACCCAGACGACCCAGGCGGCCTTGAAGCGTTACGCTGACGGCGGTGTTCCCGTCATCACGCTGGTGCCGGGCTCCTGGGACGCCCTGGATGCTCCCAAAGCCTTGGTGCGGTTTGCCGGTGGGGAAGCAGACTGGGCAGCGGCTTGGATCGACCAGGCCAAGCGGGTGTGGCGGGCCGACAAGGTAATCCTGCTCGAGTCGGGTGACGAGCGGAGCGGACGCAGCGCAATGGGAACCCATGTGAGTCGCTGGGCCGTCGAAAAGGGCCTGGGGTATGAGACGGTGAGTTGGGAAGCACAGAATTCAGCGAGCATTCTCAGCCAGCTCAAGCCCCAGGCGAAGACGGTGCTGTTGTGGGCCGGCAATCTGGAGGACGCCGTGAGAATCAAATCAGACCTCGCGAGTGCAGGAAGCAAGGCCCCTCTGCTGGCGGGCCCGCTCGCTTACCAGCCTGAACGGTTGGCCGGGCTGGGGGCGGCGGCCGAAGGCCTCACGTGCCTGGTCCCTTACGCCGTGGACCACCGAATGGCCGGTTCCAGCGATTACGAAATGGAGTTTCGCAATCGCTTCCAGACCGAGCCGGGCTGGATGGCCTCCCTCACCTACGATGCCCTGGCCTACCTCGTCCAGGCCCTCGACCGAGTGGGGCCCCATCGTGACGCGCTGGGCAATGCCTTGCTCAGTTTGGGGCAGAACGGTCACCGAGGGCTGATAGGCCCCTTGCATCTCAATCGCGATGGCGAAGCCCGGCGTCCTATGGAACTATTCGAAGTTCGTTCGGGACGCTACACTTCCCTGCGCCTGACCGGAATGTGAACGCCGTGCGCCTTCCCGTTGCAAGCCATCAAAGGACGGAATGCCATGCTTGTTGACCAACTCCAGCCGCTTGATGCGGGCGCGATGCTGGCGGATCGCTATCGGGTCGAACGTTTTCTGGAATTCAAGCACGGTTCGAACATGTACCGGGCGATCGACACGGTCACCAACTACGTGGTGATCGTGAAGGAACAGCCGGACGCGATGAAAGCCTTCACGCAACTACAGGGCGGAGAGTGGGCAGAGCAAAGTGCCGGGAATCCCTATCAGGGTGAGTTCCTGATTCTGCGCTCGGTCAGCTATCCCACGGTCGTGAAGGCTCTGGACATCTTCAAGAACGAGGGACGGGCCTACCTGATCATCGAGCAATTGGAAGGCCGGGATCTGGGCTACTACATGACCCAGAATCAGGTGACGGTGCAGCAATCGCTGGAATGGATGATTCAGCTCTGTCAATCGATCAGCCAGCTTCATCGAAGGCAGATACTCCACCTTGACCTTCACCCGCGCTGCATCGTCGTGGCGCCTGACAATCAGCGGGTGCGCCTGACGGGTTTCCACCGCGCCGTCGTCCTGCCCTTGGCCGCGGAGGCCACCATCGGGGCCACTGCGGGCTACTCGAGCCCTGAGCAGATGGGAATCTACGAACTGCCCATCGATGCTCGCTCGGATATCTACTCGCTGGGAGCCATCTGGTTTCAGTTGCTGACGGGTACCAATCCCGCCGACCTCGTGGAGGCCGAGTGGGGCACACTATTTCCGGCGGTGAGTGAGTCTTTGGTGGCGCTGCATCCACAGATCGCGCGGATTGTCACCAAGATGCTGGAGTCCGACCCCGAGCGTCGTTACGAATCCATCAACGATCTGAAAAACGAATTACTGGAACTGATCAACAACCCGTTGCGGCGAACCGGCCACTATTCCGATGTCGGCATGGTGCGCGAGGGCAACGAAGACGCCGTGGGACTGCGCGACATTGAATTCGTCAACCTTTCTCGCCAGCGCGGCCTGGGCCTCTATGTCGTGGCCGATGGCATGGGCGGCGTCAATGCCGGCGAGGTGGCGTCCTCGATCGCCATCGAAGAGTCCTTGGCGACGTTGGAGCAGGAACTGCCGTTTTCCCGTCTGGAACACGCGATCGATCCCAGTGAGATGATCCAAGCCGCCCTGACAACCGCCATCAAACGAGCCAATCTTCGCATTTACGAAACCGGTCGGGGAGATGAACGCCTTTCCGGCATGGGCACAACCCTGACGATTGGCGTCGTGTTCGGCCAGATCCTGTATGTGGGCCACGTGGGGGATAGCCGAGCCTATGTGATCAATCGCTGGGGCATCGAAAAAGTCAGCCGAGACCACTCGCTGGTCGGGCGCCTGGTCGAGATTGGTCAGATCACCGAGGAGGAAGCCCTCGTGCATCCTCAGCGCAACCTGATTTACCGGGCGCTGGGTACCTATCCGAACGTGGAAGTGGATACGTATCAACGATCCCTGAAACTGGGTGACTGGGTGCTGCTTTGCAGTGATGGGCTGACTGGACACCTCAAGGACCCGGAACTACAATCTATCGTTTCCGAACACAGCGATCCGCAACTGGCTGCTCAACATCTCGTGAATCTGGCGAATTTGCGCGGAGGGGAAGATAACATCTCCGTGGTGCTCGTCAATCTTGCCGAATACACCTGACCGTTTTTGAACCACAGAAACGCCCTTGCCCAAGAAAGGACGCGCCATCCATGATCGTCTGTCCCAACTGCCACGCTGAAAACAAAGACGGCGTCAGTTACTGCGACGAATGCGGCACAAAACTGGAAGATGCCGTGAAACCAGCCCAGGTGGCCGCTGCGGAGATGTCGACCGGAGAAATGGGCCCGCCCGCCCAGCTGGTGATCACGCGCGGCGGAACGGTGGGCCGGGAGTTCCCACTGGAACAACGGGGGGAAACCCACATTGGCCGTTGGGATCCGGATGGTGGCGCATTTCCGGAAGTGGACCTGACCCAAGATGATCCCGAAGCCAAGATTTCCCGCAAGCATGCGCGAATCTTCTTCCGAGGCGGCGCCTATCACCTCGAAGACGTGGGGTCTCTGAATGGCACCTTTGTGAATCGGGGTTCCCGCTTGATGCCCGGCTCGCCGCAAGAGCTCAGAAATGGGGACGAACTGCTGTTGGGCAAAACGTTCTTCCGCTTCCAGTTGACCTGACGGCGGCCCTCGCCGGACGTTGAAGGGGAAGGCCTCCGCTGCGCGCCGGCGGAGGCCTTTCTACCAGAAGTTGGGTTCGCCCCCTTGAATCTGTCTACCATTCCTGTATACTGAAAACACACCGCGCTTTCAGTCACGGGAGAGAGGCCATGTCAGAACCCAATCCCAGCTTCGGCCAGATGATTGCGGAAGGCATGCGGCTTAAAGGCCTGGATTACCGAACGCTCGGCAAGCTGATCGGGGTCTCTCACGGCTATCTGTGGCAGATGGTGAGTGCCGACAAGCGCGCCATCAACGACCCCGGACTGAAACGCAAGCGACCGAGTGAAGCCGTCGTCAGGCAGCTGGCCGAAACGCTGGAACTGGACCCGAAGGCCATGTTGCGAGCGGCCGGCCACGACGTGGACGGCATTGACTTGACCATTTCCGGCCCGACCCGTTACACCCCCTATCCCGTCACGGCGCGTCAGCTTTACCAGGATGGGGTTCAGGCCGCGGCCAAGGGCCACGCCGACCGTGCCGTGGCCCTGCTGGAAGCAGCCCTTCAGCAGGGGGGTGTCTCCGTCGTCAATGTGCACGCGGGGCTGGGAATGGCCCATTTCCAGGCGGGCCGCTACGAGGAGGCCATCGGGGAATTCGACGCCTGTCTGAACACCTCCGCAGAGGATCGCGAGGGGGCCATCGCAACGGCCGACCTGCATTACAATCGCGGCCTGGCGCATCAACGCCGGGCCCGTCAGGCCCAAGGGGAGGCTCAGCGGGCCCACCGCATCCGAGCGGGGGCGGACTTTCGGCGCGCCATCGCCCTCGAAGGAGACAGCCAGGACCTCTATTACTCGGCGCTCTGTTACATGTGCCTGGAGCGAAATCAGGCGCGGCGCGTGCTGGTCTACGGCAGCGATTTCCTCCACCGTCAAACCACAGGACATACCCGCCACACCACCGCCGCCTTGGACATCCACCTGTTCATGGCCTACGCGCACGTTTCCATCGGCGGCGGCGTTGCCCCCGCGCACGCCATCGCCATGGTCGACATCACCCTGCAACTGTGTGACACCTACTGGTTCGCTCACTTCGTCAAATCGGCGCTTCTGGCGACTCGGACAGCGGGACACGCCCGCCGACGCCAGGCGTGCCTGGAGGCGGGATTGTTCCACGTGCGTCGGGCGATCCAACTGCACCCCCCGGCTCGGGACCATTACCAGCGCGAATTGCAAGGCGACTTCGTGAACTGGCAAGCGGAGCCAGCCTTTACCCGGTTACTGACAGCTGAGGAGGCCACCTGATGTTGCACCGAATCCTGAAGCCGGTCCAGGCCTCCCTGACCCTGCTGATCGCCATGAGTCTGGGGGGGTGCCTCCTGCCGCAACCCGATACCCCGATCGTCCCCCCCTTGCTCGGAGGCCTCAAAGGGGCCCCGATGGCAGCGGCCCCGCCACTCGCGAAACGGCCTGACCTGAGCACCAAGGAACCCCTGAAACAGGAAAACACGCCGCTCACAGCCGGCCCACTCACCGACGGACCTCTGACAGCCGCGGGCCCGGCCCTGAGTGCCCCTCTGCCCTCAGCCGCCGCCTCCGCAGCCCCCATTCCCACGGCGGGAGAC includes:
- a CDS encoding Stp1/IreP family PP2C-type Ser/Thr phosphatase, with product MLVDQLQPLDAGAMLADRYRVERFLEFKHGSNMYRAIDTVTNYVVIVKEQPDAMKAFTQLQGGEWAEQSAGNPYQGEFLILRSVSYPTVVKALDIFKNEGRAYLIIEQLEGRDLGYYMTQNQVTVQQSLEWMIQLCQSISQLHRRQILHLDLHPRCIVVAPDNQRVRLTGFHRAVVLPLAAEATIGATAGYSSPEQMGIYELPIDARSDIYSLGAIWFQLLTGTNPADLVEAEWGTLFPAVSESLVALHPQIARIVTKMLESDPERRYESINDLKNELLELINNPLRRTGHYSDVGMVREGNEDAVGLRDIEFVNLSRQRGLGLYVVADGMGGVNAGEVASSIAIEESLATLEQELPFSRLEHAIDPSEMIQAALTTAIKRANLRIYETGRGDERLSGMGTTLTIGVVFGQILYVGHVGDSRAYVINRWGIEKVSRDHSLVGRLVEIGQITEEEALVHPQRNLIYRALGTYPNVEVDTYQRSLKLGDWVLLCSDGLTGHLKDPELQSIVSEHSDPQLAAQHLVNLANLRGGEDNISVVLVNLAEYT
- a CDS encoding FHA domain-containing protein, with protein sequence MIVCPNCHAENKDGVSYCDECGTKLEDAVKPAQVAAAEMSTGEMGPPAQLVITRGGTVGREFPLEQRGETHIGRWDPDGGAFPEVDLTQDDPEAKISRKHARIFFRGGAYHLEDVGSLNGTFVNRGSRLMPGSPQELRNGDELLLGKTFFRFQLT